The genomic region CTAAACATAACATGTATGTGCCGAATTGAGGTTTCTGAGTCGGAAGGTTGTTAGTCATCGATTGCAGGTATATATGGTATATTACTGCCGTATGTATATTGATTGATTTGTTTAGTTTCCGAGTTGATTGTCATGGATTGGGTTAAAAAAGTTGAGCATTATATTATAGCTATTTATAGCTATAAACAACACATTGCATATCCATTGATGCATATATGTTAGTGATGTTTGAATGAAAACTGATTCGGTGTCGGCAAGTTTATAATGAAAACTGATTTGGTGTTAGCAAGTTTCAGTTGAATAAAGTTTGAATTGCATTTTGTATATTATAGATTAAGTTATTAGTAGTCGCTTATGCGTATTGGTTTTATTCTTGTTTTTGGTTTAATCAGGTTTCATTTTCTGTATATGTTACTATTGAATTTGTTGTGCTAGCAGGTTTCTTGGTTCTACTTGCTGATGATGAAGTTTAGGTAGCTGATAATTTTGTAAGCTTGTAGGTGTTTTGCCTTGTGTCATGGTCCGCTGCGGAGGGTGGATGATCCAGCAAATGCAGCCTGCTTGGAAGTAAGTTAATCTCATGAAATTATCTCATGTTTTTAATCTTTGTTAGAGCTCTATACATTTTTTTGTTTGAGCATACCAGTTTCTGTGTCAAGTCAAGTTTACTGCTTGGGATTCAGATCTTCTATTTAGTCTCTGTTGTTTTACTTTTATTCGTCTCTTTGTCCAATTGTTATAAGATAAAAAAATAAAAAAAGGTTATATAAGATGCTAGATTGAGAATGTCCCAAGTTCTAAAACACCACATAATGTTTCGTTTTGTACAAAAGGACCTGAAACACTGAAGGAAGATGGTACGTAACTTATTGTTCCTGGAATCCATAACTTTACATCAACAACTTATTGTTCCTGTAACAACTTATTCTTCTTCTTGTACCTCTATAATGGATGGCTGGCACCGTGGCGTAGCTAGCTAGGGGTCAAACGGTTCAATTGAACCCTCTCAGATTTTGAAAAAGCTTAATTAGCTAGCCTTAATGAACAAACATAAATTGACATTTCTTCTTTGAGAAATCCTTAATTAATCTTAAATATTCTTCAACACCAATAGAATGAAATAAAAATTTATACTATTAAAATACTTAATCTAATTAATACAAATCATGTAAATAGTTTCTTACCTTACTAACGTGTACTTTAATGCTTTGAATTCCATTTACGATTTTTTTTTTCATTACAAATAAGCTAAATGGAAGCAACACATTAATGTTTACTATGCATTGACACTATCTCTAGAAAAAGAAAAGGCAACATATTTTTCTCAATATTTATCGTGCATGAAATTTCAAAATTTATTTAAGATGATTATCGTGCTAGCTAGAGAGTGATTGAAAATAAATTTAATTTATTAGGTAATAAATTTTGACCATTCTAAATAACATTTCTAGCTACGCCACAGAGGGACGGCTACCTGATCGTGACATATCCACCACCATCACCATTGATCACCAACCATACTTTATTATTTACTTTTGTTCTATATATAAAAAACAACACCAACTTTAAAAAACAACACCAACCTTAAAAATAGAGATCGGTCGAGCTGGAAGCAGCTTTCCCACAAAGTACAATAGCAGGTCAAGGCAGGTAGACAGACATGATCGATTTTACATGATGGCGCACGCTTGGGGATTTTCTTCACTGAAACAATCGGGGCGTGTCACGCAGTAACTACTAGTGGAGTAGCTCCTCCCACCGCCGTAACTATCATACACTGGCCTTCCATAGTAGCCATCGTACTCTATGTATGGTGCTGCCCCACCGTAACCGTACCCAGTTTGGCAAGGACCACCCGGATGCCCTCCGTAACAATCCATACAACACGTGCTCCCCGTCACCGGAGGGTTAGCAGGAACAACCGGAGGCGGAGGCGGAGGTGGAGGCGGAGTAGGCTTCGACTTCTCTGCGTCCCGGATTTGGCAGGGACAACCCGGATGCCGTCCGTAACAAACAATACAACACACGTTCACTGTCACCGGAGGGTAAGCAGGAAACGGAGGCGCAGTAAGCTTCGGATTCTCTGGTTTCTTTTCAGGCTCTGGTTCCTTTTCAGGCTCTTGTTTCTTTTCAGGCTCTGGTGTCTTTTCAGGCTCTTGTTTCTTTTCAGGCTCTGGTGTCTTTTCAGGCTCTTGTTTCTGTTTAGGCTTTGGTGTCTTTTCAGGCTCTTGTTTCTTTTTAGGCTCTAAGATGTCGATTCTCTTGATGGCGCCATCTCCTTCGCAGCATAGCTTGTCTCTGATCTTCTCAGGACTGCAGCAGACCACCTTGACGATTACCTGGTTGTTCTTCTCGTCGTATGTCTGGTCTCGTATTTCTTTTGTTCACAAAATCCAACCAATACCAGAAACCACACTCAATTTACGTTTTTTTTGTTTTCTCTGCTAAAACACAACGTACCAGAATGGAAGAGAAAAGAAGAGACTCACGAGGGAATTTACAGAGAACTTTCTTAACCTTCTTGTAGCATTTTTCACACTGAAGGTCCACCTTCAGAACCATTATCGTCACCTGATGACATTAATACAATCATTTTTGCAGAAATTAGATAGCAGGTACAGAATTTTAAGGAGGTTAATTACTTCTTCTTCTTCTTTTTTATGCAGAAGAAGTGCGTAATTAAGAATGGATCGAAGTTGATATATGTTTTCTGGTTTTGAAGATCGATGAGGAATCGAATCCATCAGGTTCTGTGTTTCTGACAGAAGAATGATGAGTCGAGTATAGGCGACAAATTGAAGAAGAAAGAGCCAAAACCTTGAGTTAATTGAGAGGAGCAGAATTGATGAAATGGGCAATCAATCTATTTATCTATATGATGAGGAAAAAGAGATGGAAAAGCATAAACAACTTTCTGGCAGCTAATGTTAAGAGAGAAATACCTTTTTTTCGCCCATTGTTGCAGGAGTGAGTGATCAGATGGGATCTGATGTTCTTTGTGAACGGAACCTCCGAGCTAAGATGATTGAGTAGGACGGGAGTCACTGAGCCGAGTTGGCATATAAATTGAGCAGCTGACAATTATTATGAGAAATTAGCTAGCTTGCCCTGTATAGATTATTATTCCGATCATGGTGTGATGATCATAATGAATCAAAAGTGGAGTAGGAGTAGAATTAGATTGCAAGAAAAGGATGGTAGTACATATATGGCATGGGGACTGTTGGGGAGGGTTTATCAAGCTAGTTAGCTAGAAGAATGGTCTGAATGGATCAAATTAATACTGCAATAATATGACTAGGGTATCATATACCCGGCCACATCTTGTTTTCGATTTAAAGCATCATGCACATGGAACGTCCCACATCTTGTTGTTTTCGATTTAAAGTAGTGCCACCTTCCATCTTTGGACTAGCCAATTGTTCTCGGGCATTCTCCTTTTAATGATCCACGCACGTACTACCAAGAATAGCCGCCAGTGATTCACACGTTTCGGATCGAAATTAGTTTTTCCTTTGTCATAGAACATTCGGAGCAAGTGAACCATTAGCAATGTTGACGTATGCATGGTGACGATTGCACATTTCTTATTTCTTACACCCGGGGGGGGGTTCTTCGATTCGATCTTTTACATCTTCATTATGCTACGTAAATGGATATATGTGATACAAACATACCTTATTTACGAGGCAAAATTTTCATATCACACCACCACCGCCCTGTTAAGCTAGCACATGTTTTTTCTTCTTAATTTTATGTATCACTAGTCTCTTAACATATGCACGTTCACACGTGTGTCAATTTGTTTTTATCCTTTTGATTTATATTTTTCAGATTTTAATTGCAAATAACTGTTAATGCAGTTATCATTCAGCAAAAACTGCTACAAGTTTTTCTCCCTTTTTTTTGTTTTTTGTTTTCTTCTTTTATATGTTGAAATTACTTTATTTTGTTGTCATTTTACGATATTAACCATCCTTGATTTTTTTTTCCTGTGTCAAAACTCCTCTTTCGTGGGTAATATAGATAGTTCATAAAATAAATTTCACCATGACACCAAAAAGATTGCATGGCTTTCTAATAGTAGAGATATACTCATCTTCATAGTAAATAATCCCCTTCATCGTACCCGTATTGTGTTTACACAGCTACATTCAAAAACTTTATTTTAGGCATTATCATCCTAATTCAAAAATAATATTATGAAATGGTACGTGATAGACCTTTGGCTCTTTATTAATGATTGTATTTGTGTGACTTAATTTGTCTCTTAAATTTGATTCTTCGTCCCATAAAAATAATATATAAGCCTAATTAGTCTTTGTACGTAGTATCATCGATCTTATACGTACATTGTCATGCATTTATCTGTTGTAATATCATCGGTTATTTGTTGACGAGCAGAATATATGGTAGGTAGCAAATTACTTAATTCCGAGCACAAAAATACAGAAATGAATTGTTTGTCTTGATCGGTGGGTGGTGTCTTAATTCCAATCATCTGGTAGGTAGCAAATTACTTAATTCCAATCATTTGTCTAGACCTAGAACTGGAGGGTGGTGTCTTCTTAAGAAATTGAAATCTGTGCACACAGCCATCGAATAAATTCAACAAAGTCCTCAGTGGTGGACTGGTGGGCATTGGACAACAACCTTACGCCACTTCGGCTCCATCGATCTCAGCATATATGCTTTACAAATATTTCTTCTGCCGACAATTTCACCCACGCTATATATGCACAACCCAGGCCTCCCATCTATTCTGTCCGGTACGGTGAGTTTGAGACCGATCAGCATCGTCGACGATCCAATGACTCAATTCATACACCATTCATGTACAAAAACCAAACGAGTTTATAACCAATTTTTCATCGAGTTTATTGAGGCCACTGTGCATTTTGAACTCTGAACGACTCATGCATCTTCAATCATGTACGTGTACCTAACTGAACCTAAATCAAATTCACGTACACTATAATCCATATACCCCTCCCTCTACAACCAACTAAAATGTACGATGATCATGGTAAATTGGAGTGTGTATCACTGTGTCACAACTATTACAGGGTAAGAAAAAAATGACCCGTCAATGGTGTATATGGGTTGGCCTTGTGCACCAGCTTGTAATCCACGGAAGGGCCGGATGTGATTTCTTCGACTGTTGTCGAGGCACTGAACTCTTCTACTCCTCCATTAAAGACTACTACCTTGATCTTCTCTTGGGGCGGATGGAACGGAGCACAGATACAGTTTCCCATGGTAGTTCTTGAATATCGATGACTGCTACTGCAAAAGAATTAGGAGTCTCATCGTTTTATAGTGTGGCTCTGGCTTTGATCATATTCCACATGGGAAGGCAGTTTGACGTGCAAGCCATGTTTACAAGCTTTTAACACCAATACTAATATGGGGTTATTTTTAGTTCCCAAAGTCAACTAGTTGTGTGCATCTAGAACTAGGCAGTCTAAACAAGCATTATGATAATACGAACTACATCAAAGTCAAATGGCCGGTCTGTGCAGAAGACCCCTTGCTGATCATCTCTCGGTAAATTTTCTTGGCCTGCCAAGGCCTCTTAGCTCTTCCCTTGGCATCCAACAAAGTATTATAAATAACCATGTTCGGCTTAACCCCAATTGCCTTCATTTCCTCGTAAACATTCAAGCACCCATCATAATTCCCCGATTGCCCGTGAATCTTAACCAACGTTGCAATTGTCACTGGATCAATGCGCCATTTCTCTGTCCTAGCGCGGTCATACAAGCTGAAAGCCTTGTCAACATTACCGGCACGGCCATATGCATCGATCATAGCCGAATAGGTAACATCAGGACTACACCCGTAACTAGTCATCTTCTCAAACCACTCCACAGCCTTATCAGGCAGATAACACATCCTAGCACAGCTAATCATAGTCGAAAACGTAACATTATCAGGTGTACCACCTCTCTCAAGCATCTCATTAAACAGCTTCTCTGCTCTCACTAAATCCATACACTTTCTAAACACTTTCAATGTCACATTGTAGAGAACCACTTCCCTCTTAGGTTTAAACCTCTGCTGAAAGTACTTTAGAGCAAGTAAGGCATTTTCGGGGTTACCATGGTATTAAGAACAACGACAGCATCTTGTTCCAAAACCCCATCACCTAAAGTCTTTAAAATATCAAAAACATCACTTTCACTTAGGCAGACAGAGTTCAAGGACTCAGCTACTTTGACTAAAGAAGTGTACCTGGAATCGTAGGACTTGTTCCTAAGATGAGAAGCCCTGGGGCTGCTGGGATTGACCCAAACATAGCTTTTGGAGGAAGACTCGGAATTTCCATCGGGGTTTTCAGTTTTTAGGGTTTCTTGTAAAGAAACATGGTTTATTTGGAGAGAAATTGTGGAGTGAAGAGTAGGGAAGGTGAGATTGAAGGTGTGAGTATCAGAGGTGGTTGGCCTGAGCTTTCTAGAGGAGGAGAGAGAGTAAGAGAGAAAGAGAGAGGAGGGTGTGGAGGATACATGATAAGCCATTGTTTCCCTCTTTGTTTTGCGTCTGTGACTATCAGGACTGAAGAGAAAGATGAGGTTCGATGGTCTATGGTGTGGTGAGGGTACATGGTTCGTTATGGTGGTTCTTGCTTCTGCACCGTTGGATATGTGGGATAGGCGGATGATTTTAATTTATATTTGTTTTTTTAAATGGTGGGCCTCGCAGCCCGTAAAAGCCCGCCACACGTGGCGGTGGACGCCTAGCCCCGTATGGTCTCCGCCTTGCTCATAAAAATTATTTTATCTTTTGTATTTTCTTTTTTCTTCTTTTTTAAATGGTGGCCCCGCATTCTGCTAAGGCCTGCTACACGTGTACCGCCTAGCCCAACATGGTCTCCACCTAACCCATATAAATTATTTTTCTTTTATATTTTCTTTCCTCTTAAAATCTGGGATAAAACCTTTGGCGGCCTTATTGTTGTTGCGCAACCAACTTCTCTGTTTCCGCCGCGTAATTGGACGGCGGCCATGGTCATCTATCTAAACTTAACATATATGTGCCGAATAGAAGTTTCTGAGTCGGAAGGTTGTTAGTCATCGATTGCAGGTATATATGGTATATTACTGCCATATGTATATTGGTTGATTTGTTAAGTTTCCGAGTTGATTGTCATGGATTGGGTTAAAAAGGTTGAGCATTATATTATAGCTATAAACAACACATTGCATATCCATTGATGAATTTATGTTAGTGATGTTGGAATGAAAACTGATTCAGTGTTGGCAAGTTTGGAATGAAAACTGATTCGATATTAGCAAGTTTCAATTGAATAAACTTTGAATTGCATTTTGTATATTCTATATTAAGTTATTAGTTGTCGCTTCTGCGTATTGGTTTTATTCTTGTTTTTGGACATTTTAATCAGGTTTCATTTTCTGTAAATGTTACTATTGAATTTGTTGTGCTAGGTTTCTTGGTTCTACTTGCTGATGATGAAGTTTGGGTCCTGGCAAAGTTGATAATTTTGTAAAGACTTCAGATCATTTTATTAACAATCCAACGGTTATCGTGAGTTCGTCCCTTTCCGTCCCTTAAATATTATCCCGCAGGTGAGCAGCCCTGCTATAATGGATGGCTGGCATGGCTACCTGATCGTGACATTACACCACCATCACCATTGATCACCAACCATACTTTATTATTTACTTTTGTTCTACGTATAAAAAACAACACCAACTTTAACGTACACTGGTAAAATAGAAACACCGATCGATCGAGCTGGAAGCAGTTTTCCCATAAAGTACAGTAGCAAGTCAAGGCAGGTATAGAGACATGATCGATTTTACATGATGGCGCACACTTGGGGATTTTCTTCACTGAAACAATCGGGGCGTGTCACGCAGCAACTACTAGTGGCGTAGCTCCTCCCACCGCCGTAACTATCATACACCGGCCTTCCATAGTAGCCATCGTACTCTATGTATGGTGCTGCCCCACCGTAACCGTACCCAGTTTGGCAGGGACCACCCGGATGCCCTCCGTAACAAACAATACAACACGCACTCACCGTCACAGGAGGGTAAGCAGGAAACGGAGGCGCAGAAGGCTTCGGCTTCTCTTCAGGCTTCTGGTTTTCTGCCACTGGTGGCTTCTCTACCTTGGGCTTGGGCTCTTTGATATCGATGCTCTTGATGGCGCCACCTCCTTTGCAGCATAGCTTGTCTCTGATCTTCTCAGGACTGCAGCAAACCACCTTGATGATCACCTGGTTGTTCTTCTCCTCGTACGTCTGGTCTCGTATTTCTCTTGTTCACAAAATCCAACCAATACCAGAAACCACACTCAATTTACGTTTTTTTGTTTTCTCTGCTAAAACACAACGTACTAGAATGGATGAGAAAAGAAGAGACTCACGAGGGAATTTACAGAGAACTTTCTTAACCTTCTTGTAGCATTTTTCACACTGAAGGTCCACCTTCAGAACCATTATCGTCATCTGTTGACATTGATACAATCATTTTTGCAGAAATTAGATAGGTATAGAATGGTTTTAAAAAATAAAAAATAAATAAAAATTATTAATAGCTCACCCACCTTACATATTTTTAGTGAGATTTTAAATCTATAACCTCAAAGTTATTAGTTAAATATTTTAACCAACCAAGCCGTAATGGTTAATTACTATTTTTTTTATGCAGAAGAAGAAGTGAGTAATTAAAAATGGATCGAAGATGATTTGAAGATGGATGAGGAATCGAATCCATCAGGTTGTGTGTTTCTGACAGAAGAATGACGAGTCGGGTATGGGCGACAAATTGAAGAAGAAAGAGCCAAAAGCTTGAGAATTAAAAAGTAAGGAGAAGCAGCCACAAAAAATAAAAATTGAGAGGAGCAGAATTGATGAAATGGGCAATCCATCTACTTATCTATATGATGAGGAAAAAGAGCTGGAAAAACATAAACAACTTTCTGGCAGCTAATGTTAAAAAAGAAATACCTTTTCTTCGCCCCCCATTGTTGCAGCAGTGAGATGGGATCTGATGTTCTTTGTGAACGGAACCTCCCAGCTAAGATGATTGAATAGGACGGGAGTCACTGAGCCGAGTTGGCAATTAAATTGAGCAGCTGGCAGTTACTATGAGAATTAATGCTGAAATAATATGACTAGGGTACCATGCACCCGGCCACATCTTGTTGTTTTCGATTCATAGTATCATGCACCGAGATGGCACATGGAACGTCCCACTGCTGTCCCCGGCTATAGTAGTTGCCACCATCCATCTTTGGACTAGCAAATTAGCTAGCCAATTAGTTTTTCCTTTGTCCTAGAACATTCGAAGCAAGTGAACAATTAGCAATGTTGACGTATGCATGGTGATGACACTTCCAAAAACCGGGGGGTCCAGATACTGACGATTGCACATTTCTTATTTCTTACACCCAGAGGGTCTTCGGTCGATCTTTTACATCTTCATCATGGAAAATTATGCTATGTAAATGGATATATGTGATACAAACGTACTTTATTTACGAGACAAAATTTTCATATCACACCACCAACACCCTGCTAGGCTAGCACATGTTCTTTCCTTTTAGTTTTATGTATCACTAGCCTCTTAACGCATGCACATTCACGTGTGTGTCAATTTGCTTCTATTCTTTTATTTTATAGTTTTTTTATTTTAATTACAAATAACTGTTAATGTAGTTGTCGTTCAGCAAAAACTACTCAACGTTTTTCTCCTTTGTTTTGTTTTGTTTTTTTTTGCTTTTATATTTTGAAATTACTTTATTTTGTTGTCATTTTACGGTATTAACCATCCTTAATTTTTTTTTTCAATGTCAAAACTTCTCTTTCGTGGGTAATATAGGTAGTTCATAAAAAAAAATTCATCATGACACAAAAAAGGGTGACTAGCTTTCTAATAGTAGAGATATACTCATCTTCGTAGTAAATAATTCCCTTCATCGTACCCGTATTGTGTTTACACAGCTACATTCAAAAACTTAATTTTAGGATTAACCTCATCATCATCCTAATTCAAAAATATTATTATGAAATGGTACGTGATAGACCTTTGGCCTTTTATTGATGATTGTATTTGTGTGACTTAATTTTTCTCCGGGATTTGATTCTTCGTCCCATAAAAATAATATATAAGCCCAATTAGTCTTTGTACGTAGTATCATCGATCTAATCCGTTGTAATATCACTGGTTATTTGTTGATAAGCAGAATATATGGTAGGTAGCAAATTACTTAACTCCGAGCACAAAAATACAGAAATGAATTGTTTGTCTTGATTGGTGGTCTCACTCAATCACTTACGTAAGTAACCAACCGGATTAGTGGATCACTCTATATCTCTATATATTAAGCGGATAGGGGGATTACTGTTCACGGAACAGTGTCATTTTTAACGTCTAGCCCGTTAGCACGAATTGACTGTTGTACCCTTTGCTGTTGTTTTGCCATCCGTGCTATTCTATCGTTGACGCACCACTTCGTTTATCTTTGTTTAACACAATCAGAACGCCATTATTTATTAAGCGGATAGGGGGGATTATTGTTCACAGAACAGTGTCATTTTTAATGTGTAGCCCGTCAACACGAATTGATTGTTGTATCCTTTGCTGTTGTTTTGCCATCCGTGCTATTCTATCGTTGACGCAGCTCTTCGTTTATCTTTCTTTAACACAATCAGAACACCATTTATGTCTTTATAAGTGTACGCGTTGGCTTCTACTGTTTCCACCAGCAACAATTCTAAAGGAGAAGAGATGCCATGCGGCTACAATTACAATGCTACTTTTCTGAAACTCTAAATGAATACCACCCAACTTAGACTAGCAAAATACCATGTGAATTGTGAAACGGAGGTGACAATGTTGATGAACAATTTAATTGTCTGATCTTTTCTAGAAGAGTGCTAGATGTAGTAAATATGTACCAAAGATCTTGATCCTTGAATAAACATGAGGTAGAACTAGGTTTGCTTCGTCGTGTGACAAATCTATGTGCCTGGTCATGGCATCCATGTACGTGTTGGGGTCTTAGAGAGATTCCTTTGGTGTTTTCATTGATGAGTCTGTAAGGAAGCTCTGTGGTTCCCTGAGTTTCTGATGCGTCCCGGAGTTCACCATATAGAATTTGTGAAGGATCTTGAAGATCATAGTTACATTTTATAGTCTGATCAGATTTGATTTTGGTCAGAAAATTTAGATGGACTCGTAATTAATAGACATGTGAAACGGAAATGACAATGTTGATGAACAATTTGTCTGATCTTTCAAGCTGTAGCTGCCAAACAATTTGAGATGTACAGTAGCATTATGCCGAACAATTTGTCTTGCTTCCATATTCAGAATGAAATAATAAACGCTTGTGACAGATATAGATGATTACATTGAAAGCTTTCTTTCTTTCTTTTTCTTAAATTGCTCACATAGACTAGTATGCATGACTCAGCTAGCTAGACCTAGAGCTGGAGGGTGGTGTCTTCATAAGAAGTTGAAATCAATAAATTCAACGAAGTCCTCGGTGGTGGGCATCGGACAACAACCTTACGCTTGGCTCCATCGATCTCATCATATATGCTTTATAAATATTTCTTCTGCCGACAATTTCACACATTGTACAGGCCCATATGGCAGTCTATTCTTAAATATTACCAAGATATGCCTTCCACTTAGCCCAATGCAATGGACCTAATATTAAGCCCACGCTATATATGCACAATCCGGGCCTCCCATCTATTCTGTACGGTACGGTGAGTTTGATACTCTGATCAGCATCGTCGACGATCCAATGAATCAATTCATACGTACACCATTCATGTACAAAAACGATACGAGTTTATAACCAATTTTTCATCGAGTTTATTGAGGCCACTGTGCGTTTTGAACTCTGAACGACTCATGCATCTTCAATCATGTACGTGTAGCTAACTGAACCTGAATCAAATTCACGTACACTCTAACTCGAACTCGTTTTTACAGAACTGTCTCGTTTTCAAGTCGTCATACAATAGACAAAATTAACCATTTAAAGGAAGAAGCATAAATGGAAAGGAGCTAATCGGTTGATGAATGACACAGTTGTTCGATCGATGTTGCCAAAATATCTTCCCGACACAAGTCTAACTCAAAGTCCTCAAACCAAATTATTACTCTGAAAGTAATCCAGAGTGGTGGGGTGGCTTGGCTATTGCAAAGGGAATAGGGCAACTCTGCCAAACATATATATCGACCTGCAAGTCTATATCCTATATCGCACGGCCTTTATTGATGTATTGGTAGCAGAAAGGACCCGATCGATCCCTTGGTTTCTGTATGGTTAGGTATGGATTGGCTTAATCATCAT from Fragaria vesca subsp. vesca linkage group LG3, FraVesHawaii_1.0, whole genome shotgun sequence harbors:
- the LOC101298685 gene encoding uncharacterized protein LOC101298685; amino-acid sequence: MGEKKVTIMVLKVDLQCEKCYKKVKKVLCKFPQIRDQTYDEKNNQVIVKVVCCSPEKIRDKLCCEGDGAIKRIDILEPKKKQEPEKTPKPKQKQEPEKTPEPEKKQEPEKTPEPEKKQEPEKEPEPEKKPENPKLTAPPFPAYPPVTVNVCCIVCYGRHPGCPCQIRDAEKSKPTPPPPPPPPPVVPANPPVTGSTCCMDCYGGHPGGPCQTGYGYGGAAPYIEYDGYYGRPVYDSYGGGRSYSTSSYCVTRPDCFSEENPQACAIM
- the LOC101299556 gene encoding uncharacterized protein LOC101299556, with the translated sequence MTIMVLKVDLQCEKCYKKVKKVLCKFPQIRDQTYEEKNNQVIIKVVCCSPEKIRDKLCCKGGGAIKSIDIKEPKPKVEKPPVAENQKPEEKPKPSAPPFPAYPPVTVSACCIVCYGGHPGGPCQTGYGYGGAAPYIEYDGYYGRPVYDSYGGGRSYATSSCCVTRPDCFSEENPQVCAIM